A region from the Aegilops tauschii subsp. strangulata cultivar AL8/78 chromosome 5, Aet v6.0, whole genome shotgun sequence genome encodes:
- the LOC109743747 gene encoding uncharacterized protein isoform X1, whose translation MRGGRSGGGGGGGLRNPCLTMHQPWASLLVHGIKRVEGRSWPPPVTGRLWIHAASKVPDPDTVAAMEDFYREIYAVDGVHHIDFPQHYPVSRLLGCVEVVGCVRSEELVCWEDVPQSVRLEGLTDFCWLCENPQKLVVPFEMRGYQGVYNLERRVYEGAARGLSPVQGPLPVKFPLPDPRNPLSLKPGSLNFDSSKSALVKTESVSAAIAGARAAATQYSRKGSSAATSSEIQTRGKSRDNRADGSSGSGALPSVFQNSSSHLQTQDPSPVVQNTPSHPQNKDPSPVVQNSSSHSVNQNPSPVVQNSPSYSQTRDPQYIAQSSLSYAQTRNSQYMVQSSPSCSQTQNPRYMVQSSPSYSQTQNPRYMVQSSPSYSQNQSQSSNIQSTPFYFHDQNPSSNVQNSPFYLHNNQNQSSSVHNTPSYFHYQNQSSTVHNSPSYSHNQNPPSNVQNHPSHLQNHNPSPVAHNSPSFLQHQNAEPRRSPRLQGGAPHRLVAAALRDLKQSSLRESGEQSSAPRS comes from the exons ATGCGCGGCGGGCGctcggggggcggcggcggcggggggctgcGGAACCCCTGCCTGACGATGCACCAGCCGTGGGCGTCGCTGCTGGTGCACGGCATCAAGCGCGTGGAGGGCCGCTCCTGGCCGCCGCCGGTCACCGGCCGCCTCTGGATCCACGCCGCCTCCAAGGTGCCCGACCCCGACACCGTCGCCGCCATGGAGGACTTCTACCGGGAGATCTACGCCGTCGACGGCGTCCACCACATCGACTTCCCCCAGCACTACCCCGTCTCCCGCCTCCTCG GGTGCGTCGAGGTGGTCGGCTGCGTGAGGTCCGAGGAGCTGGTCTGCTGGGAGGATGTGCCTCAATCA GTCAGGCTCGAAGGCTTGACTGACTTCTGCTGGCTTTGTGAGAATCCACAG AAGCTGGTGGTTCCGTTCGAGATGCGCGGTTACCAGGGCGTGTACAATTTGGAAAGAAGG GTCTATGAGGGAGCGGCCAGGGGTCTTTCGCCTGTTCAAGGTCCACTGCCTGTCAAGTTCCCGCTTCCAGATCCCAGAAACCCATTATCTCTCAAGCCAGGGTCTCTTAATTTCGACTCTTCAAAGTCCGCCCTGGTCAAAACTGAGAGTGTTTCTGCAGCGATAGCTGGGGCTAGAGCTGCCGCGACTCAGTATTCGAGGAAGGGTAGTAGTGCTGCCACTAGTAGTGAGATTCAAACTCGAGGGAAATCGAGAGATAATCGTGCCGATGGCAGTTCAGGGAGTGGTGCTCTGCCATCTGTTTTCCAGAACAGTTCATCCCATCTGCAAACCCAGGATCCGTCACCTGTTGTCCAGAACACTCCATCCCATCCGCAAAACAAGGATCCATCCCCTGTTGTCCAGAACAGTTCATCCCATTCGGTAAACCAGAATCCATCGCCTGTTGTCCAGAACAGTCCATCCTACTCGCAAACTCGGGATCCTCAGTATATTGCTCAGAGCAGTCTATCCTACGCGCAAACTCGGAATTCTCAGTATATGGTTCAGAGCAGTCCATCCTGTTCGCAAACTCAGAATCCTCGGTATATGGTCCAGAGCAGTCCATCCTATTCGCAAACTCAGAATCCTCGGTATATGGTCCAGAGCAGTCCATCCTATTCGCAGAACCAGAGTCAGTCGTCCAATATCCAGAGCACTCCATTCTATTTCCATGACCAGAATCCGTCGTCCAATGTACAGAACAGTCCATTCTACTTGCATAATAACCAGAATCAATCGTCCAGTGTCCACAACACTCCATCCTATTTCCATTATCAGAATCAATCTTCCACTGTCCACAACAGTCCATCCTATTCTCATAACCAGAATCCACCATCCAATGTCCAGAACCACCCATCCCATCTGCAAAACCATAACCCATCTCCCGTTGCCCATAACAGTCCATCATTTTTGCAACACCAGAACGCCGAGCCTCGGAGAAGTCCCAGACTACAGGGTGGAGCTCCCCACAGG CTTGTTGCAGCGGCGCTGAGAGACCTGAAGCAATCAAGCTTGCGCGAGAGCGGGGAGCAGTCGTCAGCTCCCCGAAGCTGA
- the LOC109743747 gene encoding uncharacterized protein isoform X2 has protein sequence MRGGRSGGGGGGGLRNPCLTMHQPWASLLVHGIKRVEGRSWPPPVTGRLWIHAASKVPDPDTVAAMEDFYREIYAVDGVHHIDFPQHYPVSRLLGCVEVVGCVRSEELVCWEDVPQSVRLEGLTDFCWLCENPQKLVVPFEMRGYQGVYNLERRVYEGAARGLSPVQGPLPVKFPLPDPRNPLSLKPGSLNFDSSKSALVKTESVSAAIAGARAAATQYSRKGSSAATSSEIQTRGKSRDNRADGSSGSGALPSVFQNSSSHLQTQDPSPVVQNTPSHPQNKDPSPVVQNSSSHSVNQNPSPVVQNSPSYSQTRDPQYIAQSSLSYAQTRNSQYMVQSSPSCSQTQNPRYMVQSSPSYSQTQNPRYMVQSSPSYSQNQSQSSNIQSTPFYFHDQNPSSNVQNSPFYLHNNQNQSSSVHNTPSYFHYQNQSSTVHNSPSYSHNQNPPSNVQNHPSHLQNHNPSPVAHNSPSFLQHQNAEPRRSPRLQGGAPHRRR, from the exons ATGCGCGGCGGGCGctcggggggcggcggcggcggggggctgcGGAACCCCTGCCTGACGATGCACCAGCCGTGGGCGTCGCTGCTGGTGCACGGCATCAAGCGCGTGGAGGGCCGCTCCTGGCCGCCGCCGGTCACCGGCCGCCTCTGGATCCACGCCGCCTCCAAGGTGCCCGACCCCGACACCGTCGCCGCCATGGAGGACTTCTACCGGGAGATCTACGCCGTCGACGGCGTCCACCACATCGACTTCCCCCAGCACTACCCCGTCTCCCGCCTCCTCG GGTGCGTCGAGGTGGTCGGCTGCGTGAGGTCCGAGGAGCTGGTCTGCTGGGAGGATGTGCCTCAATCA GTCAGGCTCGAAGGCTTGACTGACTTCTGCTGGCTTTGTGAGAATCCACAG AAGCTGGTGGTTCCGTTCGAGATGCGCGGTTACCAGGGCGTGTACAATTTGGAAAGAAGG GTCTATGAGGGAGCGGCCAGGGGTCTTTCGCCTGTTCAAGGTCCACTGCCTGTCAAGTTCCCGCTTCCAGATCCCAGAAACCCATTATCTCTCAAGCCAGGGTCTCTTAATTTCGACTCTTCAAAGTCCGCCCTGGTCAAAACTGAGAGTGTTTCTGCAGCGATAGCTGGGGCTAGAGCTGCCGCGACTCAGTATTCGAGGAAGGGTAGTAGTGCTGCCACTAGTAGTGAGATTCAAACTCGAGGGAAATCGAGAGATAATCGTGCCGATGGCAGTTCAGGGAGTGGTGCTCTGCCATCTGTTTTCCAGAACAGTTCATCCCATCTGCAAACCCAGGATCCGTCACCTGTTGTCCAGAACACTCCATCCCATCCGCAAAACAAGGATCCATCCCCTGTTGTCCAGAACAGTTCATCCCATTCGGTAAACCAGAATCCATCGCCTGTTGTCCAGAACAGTCCATCCTACTCGCAAACTCGGGATCCTCAGTATATTGCTCAGAGCAGTCTATCCTACGCGCAAACTCGGAATTCTCAGTATATGGTTCAGAGCAGTCCATCCTGTTCGCAAACTCAGAATCCTCGGTATATGGTCCAGAGCAGTCCATCCTATTCGCAAACTCAGAATCCTCGGTATATGGTCCAGAGCAGTCCATCCTATTCGCAGAACCAGAGTCAGTCGTCCAATATCCAGAGCACTCCATTCTATTTCCATGACCAGAATCCGTCGTCCAATGTACAGAACAGTCCATTCTACTTGCATAATAACCAGAATCAATCGTCCAGTGTCCACAACACTCCATCCTATTTCCATTATCAGAATCAATCTTCCACTGTCCACAACAGTCCATCCTATTCTCATAACCAGAATCCACCATCCAATGTCCAGAACCACCCATCCCATCTGCAAAACCATAACCCATCTCCCGTTGCCCATAACAGTCCATCATTTTTGCAACACCAGAACGCCGAGCCTCGGAGAAGTCCCAGACTACAGGGTGGAGCTCCCCACAGG CGGCGCTGA